A single window of Channa argus isolate prfri chromosome 12, Channa argus male v1.0, whole genome shotgun sequence DNA harbors:
- the cd99l2 gene encoding CD99 antigen-like protein 2 isoform X3: MAKRSLLSLWLMLALLQSLEADDGFNLADALDTNNNISATPSTKPAAPGGGPGKQFPLATTATTTTTIKPKGLPKGPASSKAPAKPKADTLPPAGADFNLADGLDPKNDISGGFSNQDLYDVSKDDTYKPDKGKGKGPGGERDRINQVDENTESLNTDMVKAENPEAVVATEPQVQQTLLQPANAEPPTDENTV; encoded by the exons ATGGCAAAGCGCTCTCTGTTGAGTTTGTGGCTGATGCTGGCGCTGCTGCAGTCGCTGGAAG CTGATGACGGCTTCAACCTGGCTGATGCCTTGGATACCAACAATAACATTAGTG CTACTCCTTCAACAAAGCCAGCAGCACCAGGTGGAGGACCAGGAAAGC AGTTTCCTCTAGCTACCacagccaccaccaccaccaccattaaACCCAAGGGTTTGCCTAAAGGTCCCGCAAGTTCTAAGGCCCCAGCCAAACCCAAGGCAG ACACTTTGCCACCAGCTGGTGCTGACTTCAACCTGGCTGATGGCTTGGATCCCAAAAATGACATTAGTG GTGGATTTTCTAACCAGGATCTGTATGATGTTAGTAAAGACGACACCTACAAACCTGACAAAGGCAAAG gtaaAGGTCCCGGTGGTGAGCGTGATCGGATTAACCAGGTTGATGAAAACACAG AGAGTCTGAACACTGACATGGTAAAAGCTGAGAACCCAGAAGCTGTGGTGGCCACAGAACCACAAG tccAGCAGACTCTCCTGCAGCCAGCCAATGCTGAGCCTCCGACGGACGAGAACACTGTGTAA
- the cd99l2 gene encoding CD99 antigen-like protein 2 isoform X2, whose protein sequence is MAKRSLLSLWLMLALLQSLEADDGFNLADALDTNNNISATPSTKPAAPGGGPGKQFPLATTATTTTTIKPKGLPKGPASSKAPAKPKAGGFSNQDLYDVSKDDTYKPDKGKGKGPGGERDRINQVDENTENTQEVGTIAGIASAVAMALVGAISSYISYQKKKLCFSMQQSLNTDMVKAENPEAVVATEPQVQQTLLQPANAEPPTDENTV, encoded by the exons ATGGCAAAGCGCTCTCTGTTGAGTTTGTGGCTGATGCTGGCGCTGCTGCAGTCGCTGGAAG CTGATGACGGCTTCAACCTGGCTGATGCCTTGGATACCAACAATAACATTAGTG CTACTCCTTCAACAAAGCCAGCAGCACCAGGTGGAGGACCAGGAAAGC AGTTTCCTCTAGCTACCacagccaccaccaccaccaccattaaACCCAAGGGTTTGCCTAAAGGTCCCGCAAGTTCTAAGGCCCCAGCCAAACCCAAGGCAG GTGGATTTTCTAACCAGGATCTGTATGATGTTAGTAAAGACGACACCTACAAACCTGACAAAGGCAAAG gtaaAGGTCCCGGTGGTGAGCGTGATCGGATTAACCAGGTTGATGAAAACACAG AGAACACACAAGAAGTGGGCACCATTGCAGGGATTGCCAGTGCAGTTGCCATGGCACTAGTGGGTGCAATAAGCAGTTACATCTCTTACCAAAAGAAGAAGCTGTGCTTTAGTATGCAAC AGAGTCTGAACACTGACATGGTAAAAGCTGAGAACCCAGAAGCTGTGGTGGCCACAGAACCACAAG tccAGCAGACTCTCCTGCAGCCAGCCAATGCTGAGCCTCCGACGGACGAGAACACTGTGTAA
- the cd99l2 gene encoding CD99 antigen-like protein 2 isoform X1, producing MAKRSLLSLWLMLALLQSLEADDGFNLADALDTNNNISATPSTKPAAPGGGPGKQFPLATTATTTTTIKPKGLPKGPASSKAPAKPKADTLPPAGADFNLADGLDPKNDISGGFSNQDLYDVSKDDTYKPDKGKGKGPGGERDRINQVDENTENTQEVGTIAGIASAVAMALVGAISSYISYQKKKLCFSMQQSLNTDMVKAENPEAVVATEPQVQQTLLQPANAEPPTDENTV from the exons ATGGCAAAGCGCTCTCTGTTGAGTTTGTGGCTGATGCTGGCGCTGCTGCAGTCGCTGGAAG CTGATGACGGCTTCAACCTGGCTGATGCCTTGGATACCAACAATAACATTAGTG CTACTCCTTCAACAAAGCCAGCAGCACCAGGTGGAGGACCAGGAAAGC AGTTTCCTCTAGCTACCacagccaccaccaccaccaccattaaACCCAAGGGTTTGCCTAAAGGTCCCGCAAGTTCTAAGGCCCCAGCCAAACCCAAGGCAG ACACTTTGCCACCAGCTGGTGCTGACTTCAACCTGGCTGATGGCTTGGATCCCAAAAATGACATTAGTG GTGGATTTTCTAACCAGGATCTGTATGATGTTAGTAAAGACGACACCTACAAACCTGACAAAGGCAAAG gtaaAGGTCCCGGTGGTGAGCGTGATCGGATTAACCAGGTTGATGAAAACACAG AGAACACACAAGAAGTGGGCACCATTGCAGGGATTGCCAGTGCAGTTGCCATGGCACTAGTGGGTGCAATAAGCAGTTACATCTCTTACCAAAAGAAGAAGCTGTGCTTTAGTATGCAAC AGAGTCTGAACACTGACATGGTAAAAGCTGAGAACCCAGAAGCTGTGGTGGCCACAGAACCACAAG tccAGCAGACTCTCCTGCAGCCAGCCAATGCTGAGCCTCCGACGGACGAGAACACTGT ATGA